The Arachis hypogaea cultivar Tifrunner chromosome 14, arahy.Tifrunner.gnm2.J5K5, whole genome shotgun sequence genome has a segment encoding these proteins:
- the LOC112742334 gene encoding pectinesterase-like: MEKKGKIIVSVVVSLSLILVAGVATGVIVAVNNKKSNGADEMQNTKERFTSLMCRNTQEDQNLCREVLSQVDGSSSSDPKAYIDTAVNDIRDGVTTALKMMTTEEEFSKDDNGIKMAIDGCKEVMESALSSLDLFSNVLHRNHDINFVQTQSPDLKNWLSAVISYQQSCVDIFEDQNEGERKIKEQLQSQSLDRVEKVSIITLDIVTGLAKIIEDLGLHVQMKPIASSRRVLREEVDNEGFPDWFSSSDRKLLAKDVKFHVPNVVVAKDGSGNFRTIQDAINSYPKAKNFQGRYIIYVKAGIYKENCTVPSHAINVFMYGDGPTKTIITASMSNVTHNLKTMLTATFVNKAGMFLAKDMRFENAAGAKGHQAVALRNVGDFSAFYNCHIHGYQDTLYVQANRQFYRNCEIAGTVDFIFGTSPAVIQRSKLIVRKPLPTQFNVLVADGTVERNMTTGIVIQECQIVPDPMFDSVKYQIKTYLGRPWKGGSRAVIMESYLGDWINQEGWAPHDGNEMKGFLDICEYGNTGPAASVHGRIKWKGYRGMITKNEAMRFTVAEFLKGGPNNGADRWLNALGVPFDSGFLRP; this comes from the exons atggaaaagaagGGAAAAATCATAGTATCAGTGGTTGTTTCGCTTTCGCTCATCCTTGTGGCGGGGGTTGCCACCGGGGTCATCGTGGCCGTTAATAACAAGAAAAGCAATGGCGCTGATGAAATGCAAAACACTAAAGAAAGGTTCACGAGTCTCATGTGCCGCAACACACAAGAGGATCAAAACCTCTGTCGCGAGGTTCTAAGCCAAGTTGATGGTTCCTCTTCTTCCGACCCAAAAGCATACATCGACACTGCCGTGAACGATATTAGAGACGGCGTCACCACCGCCCTAAAGATGATGACGACTGAGGAGGAGTTCTCTAAAGATGACAACGGAATCAAGATGGCCATTGATGGTTGCAAAGAAGTCATGGAGTCCGCATTGAGCAGCCTCGACCTTTTCAGCAATGTGCTTCACAGAAATCACGACATTAACTTTGTACAAACGCAAAGCCCCGACCTCAAGAACTGGCTTAGCGCCGTTATCTCATATCAGCAATCTTGTGTTGACATTTTTGAAGATCAAAatgaaggagagagaaaaatcaaAGAACAACTACAAAGCCAGAGTTTGGATCGTGTTGAGAAGGTTTCCATCATAACTCTCGATATTGTTACTGGTTTGGCTAAGATCATTGAAGATCTTGGTCTACATGTGCAAATGAAACCCATTGCTTCTTCTAGGCGTGTTCTTCGCGAAGAGGTTGATAACGAGGGGTTCCCCGATTGGTTTTCCTCTTCAGATCGCAAGCTGTTGGCGAAGGATGTGAAGTTTCATGTTCCAAATGTAGTGGTTGCTAAAGATGGTAGTGGAAACTTTAGGACGATTCAGGATGCAATTAACTCGTACCCAAAGGCAAAGAATTTTCAGGGAAGGTACATTATCTATGTTAAGGCGGGGATCTATAAGGAGAATTGTACGGTTCCATCTCATGCAATAAACGTTTTCATGTATGGCGATGGCCCTACTAAGACCATTATCACTGCTAGTATGAGCAATGTCACCCACAACCTCAAGACCATGTTAACTGCCACTTTCG TGAATAAAGCAGGAATGTTTCTTGCGAAGGACATGAGGTTTGAGAATGCAGCTGGTGCAAAAGGGCACCAAGCAGTTGCACTAAGAAATGTGGGAGATTTTTCAGCTTTCTATAACTGTCACATACACGGTTATCAAGACACCTTGTATGTTCAAGCTAACAGGCAATTCTACCGCAACTGCGAAATCGCTGGAACAGTTGACTTTATCTTTGGTACATCTCCCGCCGTGATTCAGAGAAGCAAGCTCATCGTGAGGAAGCCCTTGCCAACTCAGTTCAATGTGTTGGTCGCAGATGGCACCGTCGAGAGGAACATGACTACTGGCATTGTGATTCAGGAATGCCAGATTGTTCCAGATCCAATGTTTGACTCTGTCAAGTACCAAATCAAGACTTATTTGGGTAGGCCATGGAAGGGAGGATCGAGAGCAGTAATCATGGAATCATATCTGGGTGACTGGATTAATCAGGAAGGGTGGGCCCCTCATGATGGCAATGAGATGAAAGGCTTCTTAGATATTTGTGAGTATGGAAACACCGGACCTGCTGCTTCAGTTCATGGAAGAATCAAGTGGAAGGGGTATCGTGGTATGATAACTAAGAATGAAGCCATGCGATTCACTGTTGCTGAATTCCTCAAGGGTGGACCTAACAATGGTGCTGACAGATGGTTGAACGCTCTTGGTGTTCCTTTTGACAGTGGTTTTCTAAGACCATAA